GGTCCACTGCCATAAATGAAAGGCAACGCCGTCCCACTGCCATTGCCGGCCGCTTTCACAGCCCTCGGCGTTCAGCGCTTCGGGCAGGCCCGGCGGATCGCCGCTGATGACCCGACTGACCGGCATTCCTTTCGCCACGGCGAGTGCGCCACCCGCATGGTCGGCATCGGCATGACTGAGCAGCATCAGATCGAGGTGTTCCACCCCCAGTTTGCGCAATGCCGGCAGCACCACTCGCTCGCCGAGGTCGAAATCGCCGAAACGCGGGCCGCTGTCGTACAGCAAGGTGTGATGCCGGGTACGGACCAGAATCGCCAGGCCCTGGCCGACATCCAGTTGCCAGACATCGGCCACGCCTTCGGCCAGACGTTCCCGGGGCGGAAATGCCAGCACCAGCAGCAACGGCCAGCCCAATGGACGCAAGGGAACGCCTCGGGGCAGCAATAACAGCACTGCACCAAGACCTCCCAGCGCGCAGATCCACCCTTCCATTGTCGTCGGCACCCATGCTGGCCAACGACCGGCAATCAGGTCCAGTGCCCTGAACAATCCATCGATCAGTCCACCGGCCAGCCACAGCAGCCCTTCGCCGACATAAGGGATTGGCAGCAACAAAGTGCCCAGCAACGCCGGCGGCAGCACCGCAAAACTGACCCACGGCACCGCCAGCAGATTGGCCAGTGGCCCACTGAGGCTGATCGGCAGGCTCAACGCTACCAGCACCGGGCACAAGCCGATCGCGATCAGCCACTGCGCGCGCGTCCAGGTCTGCCACCAGCGCCACGGCCCCAGACGGCCGCCGAAGGTGAAGATCAAAACAGCCACCGCCGCGAACGACAGCCACAACCCAGGACGCAGGCTGGCCAGCGGATCCATCAACAACACGCCGTTGAAAGCCAGCAACAACGGCCACCAGGCACCGAGATGGCGAAAACGCAAACGCCACAACAACACCAGTGCAACCATTACGCACGCCCGCCGGACCGGCACATCGAACCCGGCCAGCAAGCCGTAACCCAACGCCGCCGCGAACGCCAGACCGCACGCCCAGGGCAGCCAGGGCCAACGCATTGGCCAAATCCCGACCCGTGCCAGTCCGGCGACCAGCGCATACATCAACGCCGCCAAAAGCCCGATGTGCTGGCCGGAAATCACCAGCAGGTGCACGGTGCCGGTGTCCTGCAAGGTCTGCCAGTCCTCGCGACTGAGTCCCGAGCCATCGCCGAGTACCAACGCGGCCAGAGCGCCGTTACGTCCTTGGGCATCCACCGCAAGCAGGCGCTGGCGGATGCTGTCGCGCCAGGCCCACTGCGCTGGCGCCAGACGCTGGCCATCCTTCACCGTCCCGGTTGCGCCGATACGCTGCGCCAACAGCCAGGCTTCGTAATCGAACGCATCCGGATTGAGCAGACCACCGGGGCGCTTGAGCTTGACCGCCAGTCGCCAGCGTTCGCCGCTTTTGACCTCTGGCCCGGCATACCAGGCCAGACGCATCAGCGATGGCAGTTTCTCGTGACGCGAGCGCGCATCGGCCAGTTCAAAGCGCACGACGCCCTCGACATTCTGCGGCAAGCCGACGACGCGCCCTTCCACCCAGCGCGTTTCGCCATCCAGTCGGTGAGGCAGTCGATCATTCAACGCCATTTGCGCGTTGAAACCCGCCCATGCGAATCCAAGCAGCAAAAACGCCAGTGGATAGCTGCGAAACGGCAGCATCATCAGCGCCACCCACGGCAACACCATTAATAACCCGACCGGCGGCAAGGCCGGTAAAAAAACCGGAGTCAGCAGACCGACCGCCAGCGCCATCATCCCTGTGCGCATAAGCCCGTCCTTGAGAGTTCCCCCCTCAGGCATAGCGGTTGCGGGGCACGTGCGTCGTTATCAATTGTCACAAAGTCTGAATGGGCGGTTCGTAGAATCCAGACATACTTGCCGCCTTAACCGACCGAGAAGCCTTATGCCCCGGCGCTTATTCAAACGTTACATGCCCGACCCGACGAGCATCAGGGAACACAAATCCTTACGCTTTCTCGGCAGTTTGCTGCATGACCCGAACCTCTGGCACCTCAACCGTCACTCGGTGGCCCGCGCCATGGCCGTTGGCCTGTTCGCCGCGTTCCTGCCGATTCCCGCACAAATGCTGGTGGCCGCCGTCCTCGCGATCACGGTGCGCGGCAACATGCCGATTGCCGTCAGCCTGGTCTGGCTGACCAATCCGATCACCATGCCGGCGGTGTTCTTCTGCACGTATCAGGCCGGGGCCTGGCTGATGGATGTACCTGCCCGCACGCTCCCCGACGAATTGACCTGGGAATGGATCAGCGGCGAGCTCTCGACCTTGTGGCAACCGTTCCTGCTGGGGTCGGTGGTGGTCGGCCTGGCACTGGGCGCCCTCGCCTACTGTCTGGTGATGATGTACTGGCGCTGGTGGGTGGCGCGGCAATGGGCGCGGCGCAAGAAAAGACGTCAGGCGTGAATGCAAAACGGCCTCCATTGTGGAGGCCGTTTTTTATTGCAGTATCGAAGGGATCAGGTGCGCATTCCGCGCCCGCTCACCAGCAGCCGCGCACAACCGAAATACAGCACAACCGTCGCCACCAGCATGAAAGTGATCGCGATACCGATGCGGATATCCGACACACCGAGGATGCCGTAACGGAAGGCGTTGACCATGTGCAGCACCGGGTTGGCCAGCGACACGGTCTGCCAGAACGGCGGCAGCAAGGTGATCGAATAGAACACGCCCCCGAGGTAGGTCAGTGGGGTCAGCACGAAGGTCGGGATGATCGAGATGTCATCGAAGTTGCGCGCAAACACCGCGTTGATGAAGCCCAGCAGCGAGAAGATCGTCGCCGTCAGCACGACCACCAGCACCGTCACACCAAGATGGTGTACCTGCAAATGGGTGAAGAACAGCGACAGGATCGTCACGATCACACCCACCATCAGGCCTCGCAGGACGCCACCAATGGTGTAACCGATCAGGATCGTGTGCGGCGAAACCGGGGAGACCATCAGTTCTTCGATGGAGCGCTGGAACTTGCTGCCGAAGAAGCTCGACACCACGTTGCCGTAAGAGTTGGTGATCACCGACATCATGATCAGACCCGGCACGATGTACTCCATGTAGGTGAAGCCACCCATGTCGCCGATCTGCCGGCCGATCAGGTTACCGAAGATCACGAAGTACAGAACCATGGTGATCGCCGGCGGCAGCAGGGTCTGCGGCCAGATCCGGGTGAAGCGTCTGACTTCGCGGTAAACGATGGTGTTGAGGGCAACGAGGTTGGGGCGCAGCTCGGAACTCATACCGCCACCTTCGACAGATTTTTCTCCACCAGGGACACGAACAGCTCCTCGAGGCGATTGGTTTTATTGCGCAGGCTCAGCACTTCGATGTTCTGCAGGGCCAGTTGGCCGAACAGCGCAGTGATGCCCATGGACTTGTCGACCTGGACTTCCAGGGTATGGCCGTCCACCAGACGCGCCGGATAGCCCGCCAGTTGCGGCGCGACACTCAGGCCGTTCTTCAGGTCAAGCAGGAAAGTCTCCACATGCAGCTGACCAAGCAGCTGACGCATGCTGGTGTTCTCGACGATGGTGCCGTGGTCGATGATGCCGATGTTGCGGCACAGCTGCTCAGCCTCTTCCAGGTAGTGAGTGGTGAGGATGATGGTGATGCCTTTCTGGTTCAGTTCGGTGAGGAACGTCCACATCGAGCGGCGCAGTTCGATATCCACCCCGGCAGTCGGCTCATCGAGGATCAGCAGACGCGGTTCATGCACCAGCGCCCGCGCGATCATCAAGCGACGCTTCATGCCACCGGACAGCGAACGCGACGGCACATCGCGCTTGTCCCACAGACCGAGCTGGGTCAGGTACTGCTCGGCGCGTTCCTTGGCGATCTTCGCCGGAATGCCGTAGTAACCGGCCTGGGTCACGACGATGTCGAAGGTCTTTTCGAACTGGTTGAAGTTGAATTCCTGAGGTACCACGCCGATCGAGCGCTTGAGCGCCGCGGGGTTCTTGTCCAGGTCGTGGCCAAAGATATTCACGGTGCCGCTGGTCTTGTTGACCAGGGTCGAGAGAATGCCGATGGTCGTGGACTTGCCGGCGCCGTTGGGGCCGAGCAAGGCGAAGAAGTCACCTTCGGCGACGTCCAGATCGATACCACTCAAGGCCTGGAACCCGTTGCCGTAGGTTTTGGTTAGCTGCCGGATGGACAGAGCGGAACTCATATCGGATTTACGCACCCAGTAAGGAAGAAAGGACTGATAAAAAGCCGGCGGCGAGGAAGACAACCGCAGCGCTCGAGCGCAATGGTGCTTGCCGTCGCCGCACAAGTACAGTCAAGTGTGTCGATAGTAGGTATTAAGTCAACGCGGTCATGACGGCTTTGCGATACGCCGGACGCTGCTTCAACCGCGCGTACCAGGCTTCAAGGTTCGGTTGTGACGCGCGCTTGATCGGCATCTCGAACCAGGCATAAATGAAACTGCCGAGCGGGATATCGCCCATGCCGATTTCATTGCCGGACAGATACGGCTGGTGCTTCAACGCCTGATCGGCCAACGCCAGCAAGCCGTCACATTCCTTGATCGCCGCATGGATCGCCGGCCAGTCCTGTTTGTCTGCCGGGGTGCGCAGAACGCCCCAGAACACCGTGCGAAACGGCCCTGCAAAACTGGAGGTCGTCCAGTCCATCCACTTGTCAGCGGTGGCGCGGGTCTGCGGATCCGCCGGATACCACGAGGTATCGGCCGCATGTTTTGCCAGCAGGTAACGCACGATGGCATTCGATTCCCACAACACGAAACCGTCGTCCTGAATCACCGGCACCCGCCCGTTCGGGTTCATTGCCCGGTACTCCGGCGTGTCGACCACACCAAATGCGCCACCGGCATCGATGGCCTCGTAGGCCAGCCCGAGCTCTTCGGCAGCCCACAACGGTTTTCTGACATTCGACGAATTCTTGCGACCCCAGATCTTCAGCATGACCGCCTCTTTTCCAGTAAATGGGCAGGCAGCATACGCCGTATCAGAGGCTGCCGACATCACCGCGCATGCCACCGGACAGTGGCGTCTGCTGATCGTTGAACAGGTGCGGATAACATTTCTGCAGATGTTCGAAGAAAAAGGATTCCGGCACATCGGCGAACTGGCCGTGATCGACCAGGTACTCCATCAGCAGCGCACCATCGCTGTTGTACGGGTGGAAAACGCTGTCGTTTACACCATCGAATTCCAGCGGCGCAACGTTGAACATTTCGCAGAGTTTCTGGTTGAACGCGGGTGTGGCTTTCACCCAGCGATCATTGAGAAACAGCTCGGTATAACCATGCATGGCGAACACTTCGCTTCTCAGCAGTTCAAGCAGACGCGGCGTCGACAGATGATTTTTCACATCCGCCAGACCGATACGTGCGGGGATCCCGCAATGGCGCGCGCAACCGGCGAGCAACGTGGCCTTGGGCACGCAATAACTTTCACCCGCCGCCAGCGCGTAGCTGCCGCGCAAAGTCTGCGGGTCGCGGCTGAAGGTGTACATGTTGTAGCGCACCGCCTCGCGCACCGCGTAATAAAGACTGATCGCCTGCGCGAGCGGATCGCGGCTGGCACCACGGTGCTGCTCGGCGAACTCCACCACCGAGGGGTGGTCACTATCGATGAAGCGGCCGGGGCTCAGATACTCGTGCATGACGACATTCTCCTGGTTGAGCCCCGAGTCTAGCGAGAGGTTCAGCACAGAGATAACGACGTTTCGGCCAAACATGCACGCGAAGACGCGGAAGCGGCGAACGATTTCCCACGCGTGTTGCCCACCGAACCTACAAAAGACATCCGGGGTTTCCCACGATTTCAATCACCTTGCTCTGACCGCCCCGTTTTGCAGATGCCGTCTAAGCTCTGGAGGGTCGGTTCGCCCTGGTTCACGGAGGATTAAATATGCTGTTGTTGTGGATACTGGTTCTGATCGTCGGCGTGGCGTATCTGGCCCACCGGCGCATCGCCCCGCTGCCTGCACTGGGCATCGTTGCCGCTTACCTGTTGGCGATGGGGATTTTCAGCCACGCACCGGGCTGGCTGCTACTGATTTTCTGGGTCGTGCTGGCCCTGGTGGCTGCCCCGCTGCTGTTGCCTGACCTGCGCCGCAAACACTTCACCGCGCCGCTGTTCAGCTGGTTCCAGAAGACCCTGCCACCGATGTCGCAGACCGAACGCGACGCGATCGATGCCGGCACGGTGTGGTGGGACGGCGAACTGTTCAGCGGCCGTCCGGACTGGGACAAGTTGCTGTCCTATCCCAAGGTGCAACTGAGCGACGAAGAACAGGCATTCATCGACGGCCCGACCGAAGAGCTCTGCGCGATGGTCACCGACTGGCAGATCGGCCAGTCGATGGACTTGCCGCCCGAAGCCTGGACTCACATCAAGGAACACGGTTTCTTCGCCCTGATCATTCCCAAGGAATTCGGCGGCAAGGGTTTCTCCGCCTATGCCCACTCCCAAGTGGCGATGAAACTGGCGACCCGCAGCGGCGACCTCGCCTCCACCGTGATGGTGCCCAACTCCCTCGGCCCGGCCGAACTGCTGCTGCATTACGGCACCGACGAACAACGCAATCATTACCTGCCACGGCTGGCCCGGGGCGACGATATTCCGTGCTTCGCGCTGACCGGCCCGCTCGCTGGTTCAGACGCGGGTGCGATGCCCGACACCGGGATCATCTGCAAAGGCGAATGGGAAGGCCAGGAAACCCTCGGCCTGCGCCTGAACTGGGAAAAACGCTACATCACCCTCGGCCCGGTCGCGACCTTGCTCGGCCTGGCCTTCAAGGCCTATGACCCGGATCACCTGCTCGGCGACAAGGAAGACCTGGGCATCAGCCTCGCGCTGATTCCGACCGACACTCCCGGCGTGGAAATCGGCCGTCGTCACCTGCCGCTGGGCGCTGCGTTCATGAACGGCCCGAACTCCGGCAAGGACGTATTCATCCCGCTGGACTTCCTCATCGGCGGCCAGGACATGCTCGGCAAAGGCTGGATGATGTTGATGAACTGCCTGTCGGTCGGGCGTTCGATCTCCCTGCCCGCGGTGGGTACCGGCGCGGCCAAGTTCACCAGTCTGGTGACCGGGCAATACGCGCAGATTCGCGAGCAGTTCAACGTGCCACTCTCAGCATTCGAAGGCATTCAGGAAGCCATGGCGCGGATCGGCGGCAACGCGTGGATGATGGACGCCGCACGGATGCTGACCGCCAACGCGGTGGATCTGGGCGAGAAACCTTCGGTGCTGTCGGCGATCCTCAAGTATCACCTCACCGAACGCGGTCGCGAGTGCATCAGCCACGCGATGGATGTACACGGCGGCAAGGCGATCATCATGGGCCCGAACAACTACCTGGGCCGCAGCTGGAACGGCGCGCCGATCTTCATCACCGTGGAAGGCGCAAACATTCTTTCGCGCAACCTGATGATCTTTGGCCAGGGCGCGATCCGCTGCCATCCGTTCGTGCTCAAGGAAATGGCCCTCGCCGGTCGCGAGGACAAGGACCAGGCACTCAAGGAGTTCGATGGCCTGCTGCTCAAGCACATCGGATTTGCCGTGAGCAACGCCGCCAGCACGCTGGTGCTGAACCTTGGCTTCGGCCATTTCGACCATGCGCCGGGGGACAAGCTCAGCCAGGGTTATTTCCGCGCCCTCAACCGACAGGCTGCCGCGTTTGCCATGCTCGCCGACCTGAGCATGATGCTGCTGGGCGGCGAACTGAAACGCCGCGAGCGTCTGTCAGCACGATTGGGTGATGTGCTGAGCAACCTGTATCTGGCCTCGGCGGCGCTCAAGCGTTATCACGACCTCGACTCCCCGGCGTACATGGGACCGTTGTTCAGATGGGCCATGGAAGAAAGCCTCGGCCAGTCGGAAAAAGCATTGGATGAGCTGCTGACCAACTTCCCGAACCGGGTCTTTGGCTGCCTGTTGCGAGTGATCGTGTTCCCGTTCGGTCGCCGCCACAAAGGCCCGTCGGACAGACTGAGTGCCGAAGTGGCTGCAGTCATCGGCCGCGCCAAGGGCGATCCGGCGCTGGAAGAACTGCTTGCCGGCTGCTATCGCCCGCAATCGGCCGACGATGCGGTCGGTGCGCTGCAACACGCCTGCGATCAGTTGAACGCTGCGCAACCTCTGCACAAAAAGCTGCACACCTCGCTCAAGAGCGGTCAGGTCAAACCGGTTGCCGGCGAACACGCCATCGATGCGGCGCTGGAGGCCGGGGTGCTGCAAGCCGTGGAAGCCCAGACCCTGCGTGATGCCGAAGCGGCGCGGCGCAAGGTGATCGATGTCGATGATTTCGACAAAGAGGAGCTGAAACCCGCGGAAGGCAAAATCCGCTGATCCCTTCAATCAGTGAAAAACGGGCGCAGGGGCTTTATACTCCCGCGCCCGTTTTGCTCTTGAGGACTTATCTCGTGTCCAACGTCGTTGCCGATCATCTGGTTTTGCTCGACCACCTGCGCAGTATCCTGGTCGCCGTAGGTGAGGCCGATCAGGTTCCCGAAGAAAGCCATGCCCTGTTCCTGGAGCGTTTCGACGAACTGCTGGCGTCACTGCCGATCGAGCCGATCGAAAGCCAATACCTGGGCCAGGACATCCTGACTCAAGTGATTACCCGTTACCCGCAAATTGCCCACCTGATCCCGCGGGATCTGCTGTGGTTCTTCGCCGGCGACTGCCTGCACTACCTGTCCGACGAAGAAATCGACATGTATCAGGCCCTGGAAGAACGCCGCTACGAAGCCGAACAGAACGACGAACCGTTCGACTGGAATCAGGAAAAGCAGCTGCTGGCGATGTCCGCCCAGGACAGCAAGCACTGATTTTCGCCCGATAAAAAAGGCCCGCATGGTGATCCATGCGGGCCTTTTTTTATCGGTCAGAGCAACCCTTCACTCTCGGGCAATTCGTACTCGGCTAACGGTTTCGTTCCGCCAGACTTTCCCGGTTTGCTCAGGGTCGGCTCTTTCTCCAGGCACTCCACCAGATAGTCGATGAACACCCGCAGCTTCGGCGGCAGATAGCGCGTCGGCGAGTGCAGCAGCCATAATCCGCCGTGGTAGGACGCCAGGAATGTCCAGTCCGGCAGCACCTGCACAATCAGCCCCTGCTCCAGGGCATAGCGCGCGGTGAAATACGGCAGGCTGCCAATGCCGATGTGCTGTAACACGGCGCCCAGACGCACGCCGGTGTGATTGGCGGCATACCGGCCACGCACGCCGACGGTGACGGCTTTCGTGCCTTTCTTGAATTTCCAGCGCGCATCGCTCGGGGTTTCGCCCAGGTAAATGCAACTGTGATTGAGCAAGTCATGGGGATGGGTCGGCGTCCCGTGCTCAGCCAGGTATTGCGGTGTCGCGCAGAGCAAATGGTCGATGGTCAGCAGTTGTCGTCCAACCAGCCCGGCCGGTGGACGATCCGTGATGCGAATGGCCAGATCGACATGGTCGTCGATCAGATCGACCTGGCGGTCTTCCAGCAACAGTTCCACATCGACCTTCGGATAGCGCCGCAGAAATTCCGGCATGTGCGGATGAATCACGAAACGCCCCACCGCTTTCGGCACACTGACCCGCACCAGCCCTTCGGCTTCATGAGTGAACTGGCCGCTGATCTCCATCACCGACTTCGCCGCGCTGACCATTTCCTGGCAGCGCTTGAACACCTCTTCCCCGCCATCGCTCAAGCGCAGTTTGCGCGTGGTGCGTTGCAGCAGTCGCGTGGCCAGCGCTTTCTCCAGCCGGGAAATGCTGCGGCTGACCGCCGACGGCGATGAGCCCAATTGACGTGCGGCTTCGGAAAAACTGCCGGTCTCGACAACCTTGACGAAAATCGCCATTTCACCGAGCAGCGGCAGCGGGAGATTTATGCTCACAGCGCAACAGTCCTTTGATGTTTGAACGGATTATCACGTTATTGCACGATTCATATAATTAAAAAAGAAACTTTAATAAGGGCATGGAATATGACGCTTCGCCTCTTTTTCCATAGTGATGACCTCAAGGCCAATGTGGAAGTCCTCGACTGCACGCCCCACGAGAACGAATTTGCCGTTGTGTTGCGCGCCACGCTTTTTCATCCTCAGGGCGGTGGCCAACCCTGTGATACCGGCTGGATTGGCGACAGCCAGGTCCTGCGCGTCGTCCAGGAACCGGACCGGATCATTCATTTCGTCGATCAACCGGTGCCGCTGGGCATGACCCAGATTCGCGTCGACGAAGAACGCCGCCGCTTCAACACCCGCATGCACTCGGCCGGGCACTTGATCGGCCATTTTGTCCAGGCCATGGGCTGGATGCCGATCAAGGCACACCACTGGCCGGACGAGGGCCGGGTGCAGTTCAAGCCCGGAGATTCGGCCCAGGAAGTCGATGCACAAATCGTTCAATACGGCATCGGGCAATGGATCGAACACGATCTGCCACGCCTGACATCCCTGCGCGAAGGCGCGCGGGAAATCGGTTTCGGTGAACTGCCAGCCTATGGCTGCGGCGGCACCCATGTACGCAGCCTGAAGGATCTGGGCACAGTCACGATCGCGTCCCTTTCGCAGAAGAAAGGCACGTTGTCCGTCCACTACAGCGTGGATTGAGGATTTCGGGCGCTGCCAGATGCAGCGTCCGACGCCGGGGGAACCGCGTTCGCCGGTTCCGTTGACTATTCGATAGATGGACCTGAAACCATGATGCTTGACGTCGAGCGTCTCGATGAGACGTGCATAAAAAAACTGGCCAACGAAGAAGTCCTCGCCATCCGCGTCAAAGGCTTTTTGCCCCAGGCGCAGGCAATCCAGATTGGCGACAAAATCCTCGCCCCCGGCTTCGAGGGCTACATCAACGCGCCCAGCATCGGCCGCATCGGCATGGCGTTCTACGAGGCGGAAAACCAGCCGCTACTGATCGAAGACTACTTCGAGCGCGCCACCAGCAACATCGCCGAACTGCGCAACCGTTGCGCGCCCTACTCGTCGCCGGTCGACACCCTGCGCTGCATGCTCGATGAATCCTGGCCCGCAGGCGCCCATCTGGAAAACCTCTACGGTCGCAAGATGTACGTCGGCCTGTCCCGGGTGGTGAAACCGGGCGTGTGCTTCCTCGCCCACCACGACATCTTCGCCAAGGATGCCCCGGAGAGTTTCCAGGCTCGCAGTCTCGAGGCGCAATTCGCGTGCAACGTCTACCTCAACATGCCGACTGAAGGCGGCGCGTTGCAGATGTGGGAAGACGACATCTCGCCAGACCGCTTCGACGAAATGCGCGGCGACAGCTACGGCATCGACCCGGCGCTGCTCGGCCCGCCCGCCCTTGAAGTAACTCCGGAACCGGGGGATTTCATCATGTTCAATTCGCGTCGCATGCACTCGGTGACGCCGGGCGTGGATGATCCGCGCTTGAGCCTTTCGTTTTTTGTCGGCTATCGCGGCAATGCTTCACCCCTGACTTTCTGGAGCTGAAATGACATCGAATTACCTGGGCGAGTTTCTGGCGCTGGCCACC
The window above is part of the Pseudomonas fluorescens genome. Proteins encoded here:
- a CDS encoding DNA internalization-related competence protein ComEC/Rec2 gives rise to the protein MRTGMMALAVGLLTPVFLPALPPVGLLMVLPWVALMMLPFRSYPLAFLLLGFAWAGFNAQMALNDRLPHRLDGETRWVEGRVVGLPQNVEGVVRFELADARSRHEKLPSLMRLAWYAGPEVKSGERWRLAVKLKRPGGLLNPDAFDYEAWLLAQRIGATGTVKDGQRLAPAQWAWRDSIRQRLLAVDAQGRNGALAALVLGDGSGLSREDWQTLQDTGTVHLLVISGQHIGLLAALMYALVAGLARVGIWPMRWPWLPWACGLAFAAALGYGLLAGFDVPVRRACVMVALVLLWRLRFRHLGAWWPLLLAFNGVLLMDPLASLRPGLWLSFAAVAVLIFTFGGRLGPWRWWQTWTRAQWLIAIGLCPVLVALSLPISLSGPLANLLAVPWVSFAVLPPALLGTLLLPIPYVGEGLLWLAGGLIDGLFRALDLIAGRWPAWVPTTMEGWICALGGLGAVLLLLPRGVPLRPLGWPLLLVLAFPPRERLAEGVADVWQLDVGQGLAILVRTRHHTLLYDSGPRFGDFDLGERVVLPALRKLGVEHLDLMLLSHADADHAGGALAVAKGMPVSRVISGDPPGLPEALNAEGCESGRQWQWDGVAFHLWQWTDAHDSNQRSCVLQIEAKGERLLLTGDIDSAAERDLLNSALAVQTQWLQAPHHGSRSSSSMALLKALQPQAVLISRGQGNSFGHPHPTVIARYRKQGMHIHDSAEQGAIHLQLGRFQPARSMRQQRRFWRDPPVPGAEYR
- a CDS encoding DUF2062 domain-containing protein; amino-acid sequence: MPRRLFKRYMPDPTSIREHKSLRFLGSLLHDPNLWHLNRHSVARAMAVGLFAAFLPIPAQMLVAAVLAITVRGNMPIAVSLVWLTNPITMPAVFFCTYQAGAWLMDVPARTLPDELTWEWISGELSTLWQPFLLGSVVVGLALGALAYCLVMMYWRWWVARQWARRKKRRQA
- a CDS encoding ABC transporter permease, translated to MSSELRPNLVALNTIVYREVRRFTRIWPQTLLPPAITMVLYFVIFGNLIGRQIGDMGGFTYMEYIVPGLIMMSVITNSYGNVVSSFFGSKFQRSIEELMVSPVSPHTILIGYTIGGVLRGLMVGVIVTILSLFFTHLQVHHLGVTVLVVVLTATIFSLLGFINAVFARNFDDISIIPTFVLTPLTYLGGVFYSITLLPPFWQTVSLANPVLHMVNAFRYGILGVSDIRIGIAITFMLVATVVLYFGCARLLVSGRGMRT
- a CDS encoding ABC transporter ATP-binding protein, producing the protein MSSALSIRQLTKTYGNGFQALSGIDLDVAEGDFFALLGPNGAGKSTTIGILSTLVNKTSGTVNIFGHDLDKNPAALKRSIGVVPQEFNFNQFEKTFDIVVTQAGYYGIPAKIAKERAEQYLTQLGLWDKRDVPSRSLSGGMKRRLMIARALVHEPRLLILDEPTAGVDIELRRSMWTFLTELNQKGITIILTTHYLEEAEQLCRNIGIIDHGTIVENTSMRQLLGQLHVETFLLDLKNGLSVAPQLAGYPARLVDGHTLEVQVDKSMGITALFGQLALQNIEVLSLRNKTNRLEELFVSLVEKNLSKVAV
- a CDS encoding glutathione S-transferase family protein, whose protein sequence is MLKIWGRKNSSNVRKPLWAAEELGLAYEAIDAGGAFGVVDTPEYRAMNPNGRVPVIQDDGFVLWESNAIVRYLLAKHAADTSWYPADPQTRATADKWMDWTTSSFAGPFRTVFWGVLRTPADKQDWPAIHAAIKECDGLLALADQALKHQPYLSGNEIGMGDIPLGSFIYAWFEMPIKRASQPNLEAWYARLKQRPAYRKAVMTALT
- a CDS encoding transglutaminase-like domain-containing protein, with the translated sequence MHEYLSPGRFIDSDHPSVVEFAEQHRGASRDPLAQAISLYYAVREAVRYNMYTFSRDPQTLRGSYALAAGESYCVPKATLLAGCARHCGIPARIGLADVKNHLSTPRLLELLRSEVFAMHGYTELFLNDRWVKATPAFNQKLCEMFNVAPLEFDGVNDSVFHPYNSDGALLMEYLVDHGQFADVPESFFFEHLQKCYPHLFNDQQTPLSGGMRGDVGSL
- a CDS encoding acyl-CoA dehydrogenase: MLLLWILVLIVGVAYLAHRRIAPLPALGIVAAYLLAMGIFSHAPGWLLLIFWVVLALVAAPLLLPDLRRKHFTAPLFSWFQKTLPPMSQTERDAIDAGTVWWDGELFSGRPDWDKLLSYPKVQLSDEEQAFIDGPTEELCAMVTDWQIGQSMDLPPEAWTHIKEHGFFALIIPKEFGGKGFSAYAHSQVAMKLATRSGDLASTVMVPNSLGPAELLLHYGTDEQRNHYLPRLARGDDIPCFALTGPLAGSDAGAMPDTGIICKGEWEGQETLGLRLNWEKRYITLGPVATLLGLAFKAYDPDHLLGDKEDLGISLALIPTDTPGVEIGRRHLPLGAAFMNGPNSGKDVFIPLDFLIGGQDMLGKGWMMLMNCLSVGRSISLPAVGTGAAKFTSLVTGQYAQIREQFNVPLSAFEGIQEAMARIGGNAWMMDAARMLTANAVDLGEKPSVLSAILKYHLTERGRECISHAMDVHGGKAIIMGPNNYLGRSWNGAPIFITVEGANILSRNLMIFGQGAIRCHPFVLKEMALAGREDKDQALKEFDGLLLKHIGFAVSNAASTLVLNLGFGHFDHAPGDKLSQGYFRALNRQAAAFAMLADLSMMLLGGELKRRERLSARLGDVLSNLYLASAALKRYHDLDSPAYMGPLFRWAMEESLGQSEKALDELLTNFPNRVFGCLLRVIVFPFGRRHKGPSDRLSAEVAAVIGRAKGDPALEELLAGCYRPQSADDAVGALQHACDQLNAAQPLHKKLHTSLKSGQVKPVAGEHAIDAALEAGVLQAVEAQTLRDAEAARRKVIDVDDFDKEELKPAEGKIR
- a CDS encoding PA2817 family protein, which translates into the protein MSNVVADHLVLLDHLRSILVAVGEADQVPEESHALFLERFDELLASLPIEPIESQYLGQDILTQVITRYPQIAHLIPRDLLWFFAGDCLHYLSDEEIDMYQALEERRYEAEQNDEPFDWNQEKQLLAMSAQDSKH
- a CDS encoding LysR family transcriptional regulator; the encoded protein is MSINLPLPLLGEMAIFVKVVETGSFSEAARQLGSSPSAVSRSISRLEKALATRLLQRTTRKLRLSDGGEEVFKRCQEMVSAAKSVMEISGQFTHEAEGLVRVSVPKAVGRFVIHPHMPEFLRRYPKVDVELLLEDRQVDLIDDHVDLAIRITDRPPAGLVGRQLLTIDHLLCATPQYLAEHGTPTHPHDLLNHSCIYLGETPSDARWKFKKGTKAVTVGVRGRYAANHTGVRLGAVLQHIGIGSLPYFTARYALEQGLIVQVLPDWTFLASYHGGLWLLHSPTRYLPPKLRVFIDYLVECLEKEPTLSKPGKSGGTKPLAEYELPESEGLL
- a CDS encoding 2OG-Fe(II) oxygenase — protein: MMLDVERLDETCIKKLANEEVLAIRVKGFLPQAQAIQIGDKILAPGFEGYINAPSIGRIGMAFYEAENQPLLIEDYFERATSNIAELRNRCAPYSSPVDTLRCMLDESWPAGAHLENLYGRKMYVGLSRVVKPGVCFLAHHDIFAKDAPESFQARSLEAQFACNVYLNMPTEGGALQMWEDDISPDRFDEMRGDSYGIDPALLGPPALEVTPEPGDFIMFNSRRMHSVTPGVDDPRLSLSFFVGYRGNASPLTFWS